A region of the Candidatus Hydrogenedentota bacterium genome:
TCTTTCACTTCGGGCAGGGTGATCTCTTAGATGATGCCGGTCGCTGAGCCGAAGAGACTCATTTGTCCCGCATCGGCGGCGCGGAAGTGATTGCTGGAGATGGCGACGATACGGTCAAGCGAGGCGAGCAGGGAGGCGCGGTTGCCGAACGAATCGAGTGCGCCCACTTTGATGAGGCTTTCCAGTGAACGTTTGCCCACGGCGCGCAGGTCTACGCGGCGGGCGAAGTCGTTGAGGTCTGTGAATTTTCCGTTGGCGCTGCGTTCGTCAATGATCGGCTGCACCGAATTTTCACCGA
Encoded here:
- a CDS encoding DNA polymerase III subunit alpha; the protein is KSHAADYGVIAVQTAYLKAHYTAEYMTALMSASAGQTEKIAFYVADARTMGVPVLQSDINSSMWDFSIEDVDSKPNIRFGMGAIKNVGENSVQPIIDERSANGKFTDLNDFARRVDLRAVGKRSLESLIKVGALDSFGNRASLLASLDRIVAISSNHFRAADAGQMSLFGSATGII